A window from Solanum stenotomum isolate F172 chromosome 5, ASM1918654v1, whole genome shotgun sequence encodes these proteins:
- the LOC125863607 gene encoding FT-interacting protein 3, translating to MQRPHQEDFSLKETKPHLGGGKITGDKLTSTYDLVEQMQYLYVRVVKAKDLPAKDVTGSLDPYVEVKLGNYKGTTRHFEKKSNPEWSQVFAFSKDRIQASVLEVTVKDKDFVKDDFVGRVLFDLNDIPKRVPPDSPLAPQWYRLEERNGNKVKGELMLAVWMGNQADEAFPEAWHSDAAAVSGADGLANIRSKVYLSPKLWYLRVNVIEAQDLIPNDKSRFPEVYVKAILGNQALRTRVSMSKTINPLWNEDLMFVAAEPFEEPLILSVEDRVAPNKDEVLGRCAIPLQYVDRRLDHRPVNTRWFNLEKHVIVEGEKKEIKFASRIHMRVCLEGGYHVLDESTHYSSDLRPTAKQLWKSSIGVLEVGVLSAQGLSPMKTKDGRATTDAYCVAKYGQKWVRTRTIIDSFAPRWNEQYTWEVFDPCTVITIGVFDNCHLQGGDKSGGARDSRIGKVRIRLSTLETDRVYTHSYPLLVLHPTGVKKMGEIHLAVRFTCSSLVNMMHMYSQPLLPKMHYLHPLTVTQLDNLRHQATQIVSLRLSRAEPPLRKEIVEYMLDVTSHMWSMRRSKANFFRIMGVLGVVISVGKWFDQICNWKNPITTVLIHILFLILVLYPELILPTIFLYLFLIGIWYYRWRPRHPPHMDTRLSCADTAHPDELDEEFDTFPTSRSPDIIRMRYDRIRSIAGRIQTVVGDLATQGERLQSLLSWRDPRATALFVIFCLVAAVVLYVTPFQAVGLLTGFYVLRHPRFRYKLPSVPLNFFRRLPARTDCML from the coding sequence ATGCAGAGGCCCCATCAAGAAGATTTCTCACTCAAGGAGACCAAACCCCACCTTGGTGGAGGGAAGATCACTGGTGATAAGCTCACTAGCACATATGACCTTGTTGAGCAAATGCAGTATCTTTATGTCCGGGTTGTGAAAGCTAAGGATTTACCTGCAAAGGATGTTACAGGTAGTCTTGATCCGTATGTTGAGGTTAAGCTCGGGAATTATAAGGGTACGACTCGTCATTTTGAGAAGAAGTCGAATCCTGAGTGGAGTCAGGTGTTTGCTTTCTCAAAAGATAGGATTCAGGCTTCTGTACTTGAAGTGACTGTGAAAGATAAGGATTTTGTTAAGGATGACTTTGTGGGTCGTGTTCTGTTTGATTTGAATGATATCCCAAAAAGGGTTCCTCCAGACAGTCCTCTCGCTCCACAGTGGTATAGATTGGAGGAGAGGAATGGTAACAAAGTCAAAGGAGAGTTGATGTTGGCTGTTTGGATGGGAAATCAAGCTGATGAAGCCTTTCCTGAAGCTTGGCATTCAGATGCTGCAGCTGTTAGTGGGGCTGATGGCCTTGCAAATATAAGGTCTAAGGTGTACCTCTCGCCAAAATTGTGGTACCTAAGAGTTAACGTGATCGAGGCTCAAGACTTGATTCCAAATGACAAAAGCAGGTTTCCAGAAGTGTATGTCAAGGCTATCCTTGGAAATCAAGCATTGAGGACCAGAGTTTCCATGAGCAAGACTATCAATCCCTTGTGGAATGAGGATCTGATGTTTGTAGCAGCGGAACCATTTGAGGAGCCATTGATTTTGAGTGTGGAAGATAGAGTTGCACCAAACAAGGATGAAGTCCTTGGGAGGTGTGCTATTCCTTTGCAGTATGTGGATAGGAGGTTGGACCATAGACCTGTGAACACAAGGTGGTTTAATCTCGAGAAGCATGTTATTGTTGAGGGAgaaaagaaggaaatcaagttTGCTAGCCGGATTCACATGAGAGTATGTTTGGAAGGAGGCTACCATGTTCTGGATGAGTCAACCCATTACAGTAGTGATCTTAGGCCAACTGCAAAACAGCTGTGGAAATCTAGCATCGGTGTTCTTGAAGTAGGTGTTCTGAGCGCTCAGGGCCTGTCACCAATGAAAACGAAGGATGGGCGGGCAACGACAGATGCCTATTGTGTAGCAAAGTATGGGCAGAAGTGGGTGCGGACAAGGACAATTATAGATAGCTTTGCTCCCAGATGGAACGAGCAATACACCTGGGAAGTATTTGATCCTTGCACTGTTATAACTATTGGTGTATTTGATAATTGCCATCTGCAAGGAGGAGATAAATCTGGAGGGGCAAGGGACTCAAGGATTGGAAAGGTCAGGATCCGTCTTTCGACTCTTGAAACTGATCGTGTCTACACACATTCATACCCACTGCTGGTCTTGCATCCTACTGGGGTGAAGAAGATGGGTGAAATTCATTTGGCTGTGAGATTTACTTGCTCGTCATTGGTGAATATGATGCATATGTACTCACAGCCATTGTTACCTAAAATGCACTATCTTCATCCATTAACTGTTACTCAGCTGGACAACTTGAGGCACCAAGCCACTCAGATTGTCTCCTTGAGACTGAGTCGTGCTGAGCCACCTTTGAGGAAAGAGATAGTAGAGTATATGTTGGATGTTACTTCTCATATGTGGAGCATGAGGAGAAGCAAGGCTAACTTTTTCAGGATTATGGGTGTTTTAGGTGTGGTAATATCTGTCGGAAAATGGTTTGATCAAATATGCAATTGGAAAAATCCCATTACGACTGTTCTGATCCATATCCTGTTCTTGATACTGGTTCTTTATCCAGAGCTTATTCTACCTACCATTTTCCTCTACCTCTTCCTGATCGGAATTTGGTACTACAGATGGAGGCCAAGACATCCTCCTCACATGGATACTCGACTTTCTTGTGCTGATACTGCTCATCCCGATGAGCTGGATGAGGAATTTGATACTTTCCCTACTTCACGTTCTCCTGATATTATCAGGATGAGGTATGACCGCATAAGAAGTATTGCAGGGAGGATTCAAACCGTGGTTGGCGACTTGGCTACTCAAGGAGAGAGGCTGCAGTCCTTGCTGAGCTGGAGGGACCCTAGAGCAACAGCATTGTTTGTGATTTTCTGCTTGGTTGCTGCCGTTGTTCTCTATGTCACTCCATTCCAAGCCGTGGGGCTCTTGACCGGATTTTATGTATTAAGACATCCCAGGTTTCGCTACAAGCTTCCATCTGTGCCGCTTAACTTCTTCAGAAGGTTGCCTGCTAGAACAGACTGCATGCTATGA
- the LOC125863609 gene encoding outer envelope pore protein 16-3, chloroplastic/mitochondrial isoform X2, which produces MDEAAELRYYEEEDSPGMKTLKGATSGLVAGTLWGAIIATWHDVPRVERNVALPGLIRTLKMMGNHGLTFAAIGGVYIGVEQLVQNYRVKRDFINGAVGGFVAGASVLGYKGRSIPTALSAGAALAVTSGIIDGLGATTRTDNGKEYYPYTTKKRVVAE; this is translated from the exons ATGGATGAGGCTGCAGAGCTAAGGTATTATGAAGAGGAGGATTCACCAGGGATGAAAACACTGAAAGGTGCAACCTCAGGTCTAGTTGCTGGTACTCTTTGGGGTGCCATTATTGCCACTTGGCATGATGTACCCCGTGTTGAGAGAAATGTTGCTCTTCCTGGTTTGATCCGGACATTGAAAATGATGGGAAACCACGGGCTTACCTTTGCTGCTATTGGTGGAGTCTATATAGGGGTAGAACAGCTGGTGCAGAACTATAGGGTGAAAAGAGATTTTATTAATGGAGCAGTGGGTGGATTCGTTGCTGGTGCTTCTGTGCTGGGTTACAAAG GAAGGAGTATTCCAACTGCTCTATCTGCTGGAGCTGCACTTGCAGTTACTTCTGGTATAATTGATGGACTAGGCGCGACCACAAGAACTGACAATGGCAAGGAGTACTATCCTTACACTACGAAGAAAAGAGTTGTTGCTGAATGA
- the LOC125863609 gene encoding outer envelope pore protein 16-3, chloroplastic/mitochondrial isoform X1: MIHWINILPILHKPSSSLPSLFTKIAKQISAISSLCRIMDEAAELRYYEEEDSPGMKTLKGATSGLVAGTLWGAIIATWHDVPRVERNVALPGLIRTLKMMGNHGLTFAAIGGVYIGVEQLVQNYRVKRDFINGAVGGFVAGASVLGYKGRSIPTALSAGAALAVTSGIIDGLGATTRTDNGKEYYPYTTKKRVVAE, encoded by the exons ATGATCCATTGGATCAATATATTACCCATATTGCACAAGCCATCTTCTTCGCTTCCTTCTCTCTTCACAAAAATCGCGAAACAGATCAGTGCCATTTCCAGCTTG TGTAGAATCATGGATGAGGCTGCAGAGCTAAGGTATTATGAAGAGGAGGATTCACCAGGGATGAAAACACTGAAAGGTGCAACCTCAGGTCTAGTTGCTGGTACTCTTTGGGGTGCCATTATTGCCACTTGGCATGATGTACCCCGTGTTGAGAGAAATGTTGCTCTTCCTGGTTTGATCCGGACATTGAAAATGATGGGAAACCACGGGCTTACCTTTGCTGCTATTGGTGGAGTCTATATAGGGGTAGAACAGCTGGTGCAGAACTATAGGGTGAAAAGAGATTTTATTAATGGAGCAGTGGGTGGATTCGTTGCTGGTGCTTCTGTGCTGGGTTACAAAG GAAGGAGTATTCCAACTGCTCTATCTGCTGGAGCTGCACTTGCAGTTACTTCTGGTATAATTGATGGACTAGGCGCGACCACAAGAACTGACAATGGCAAGGAGTACTATCCTTACACTACGAAGAAAAGAGTTGTTGCTGAATGA
- the LOC125863608 gene encoding squamosa promoter-binding-like protein 9, translating into MELGSVSSSGNSSSSDSLNGLKFGKKIYFGNVGVGVQVKNGSGSSPVTGDGNMPPAPATTKRGRGGLVQGGHPPRCQVEGCQADLSDAKAYYSRHKVCGMHSKSPTVVVAGLEQRFCQQCSRFHQLTEFDQGKRSCRRRLACHNERRRKPPSGSLFSTHYGNLSSSIFENNSSRSGSFLVDFSSHQNVNDSSWPNTRASEQGWDHQSSGKFLQRPWLNNSESAASELVLQGSATRTSYPSVPSGDYFPGVSDSSGALSLLSNRSWGSRNRSPSLGVNSQVHIDGVHTIQPSGSHGAPTNHFSSPSLSFKGNEASSSSHEMPPDLGLGQMLQASDNPYCGELGMAQHGDGRQYMELDQSKGYHPSVQNVHWTL; encoded by the exons ATGGAACTGGGTTCAGTTTCTTCTTCTGGTAATTCAAGCTCATCTGATTCTTTGAATGGTTTGAAGTTTGGTAAGAAAATCTACTTTGGAAATGTGGGTGTTGGAGTTCAGGTCAAGAATGGAAGTGGGTCGTCGCCGGTGACCGGAGATGGGAACATGCCACCGGCTCCGGCGACGACTAAGAGGGGGAGGGGTGGGTTGGTGCAGGGTGGTCATCCACCTAGGTGTCAAGTTGAAGGTTGTCAGGCAGATCTGAGTGATGCTAAGGCTTACTATTCAAGGCATAAAGTTTGTGGTATGCACTCTAAGTCTCCTACTGTTGTTGTTGCTGGTCTTGAACAGAGGTTTTGCCAACAGTGTAGCAG GTTCCATCAATTAACTGAATTCGACCAGGGGAAAAGGAGTTGCCGCAGGAGACTGGCATGCCATAATGAGCGTCGTAGGAAGCCTCCATCTGGATCTCTTTTCTCTACACACTATGGGAATCTTTCTTCATCAATATTTG AAAATAATAGCAGCAGATCCGGAAGCTTTCTGGTCGACTTCAGCTCACACCAAAATGTCAATGATAGTTCATGGCCAAATACTCGAGCATCTGAACAAGGATGGGATCATCAATCATCAGGGAAGTTCCTTCAACGTCCTTGGCTGAATAACTCTGAAAGTGCTGCCAGTGAGCTTGTTTTGCAAGGTTCAGCTACCAGGACCAGTTATCCTAGTGTTCCTTCTGGAGACTATTTTCCTGGAGTCTCAGATTCAAGTGGTGCTCTCTCTCTTCTGTCAAATCGGTCCTGGGGATCAAGGAATCGATCCCCAAGTCTTGGGGTTAACAGCCAAGTTCACATTGATGGGGTACACACCATTCAACCTTCAGGTTCTCATGGTGCACCTACCAATCACTTCTCAAGCCCTTCATTGAGTTTTAAAGGAAATGAAGCTAGCAGCAGTTCACATGAGATGCCTCCTGATCTCGGTTTGGGTCAAATGTTACAAGCTTCTGATAATCCATACTGTGGCGAGCTTGGGATGGCTCAGCATGGTGATGGACGACAATACATGGAACTGGACCAGTCCAAGGGTTATCATCCTTCTGTTCAGAATGTGCACTGGACTCTTTGA
- the LOC125865763 gene encoding uncharacterized protein LOC125865763 — protein sequence MGRGRGKAKKQSVREDLVSGEEEKIPVRRRGRPQKPKDEIEEEEGIEKVVDDEDDSENTKGSVLNKDIQNQVAEDGKKRKRPSQVMENKDSVKEENGVGTKTISNDLIKSVGFRPNGSRRKNKPRRAAEVGVECR from the coding sequence ATgggtagaggaagaggaaaGGCAAAGAAGCAATCTGTTCGTGAGGATCTTGTGAGTGGTGAAGAAGAGAAGATACCGGTGAGGAGAAGGGGAAGACCACAGAAACCAAAGGATGAAATAGAGGAGGAAGAAGGAATTGAGAAGGTAGTGGACGATGAAGATGACAGCGAGAATACAAAAGGTTCCGTCTTGAATAAAGATATCCAGAACCAAGTAGCTGAAGAtggaaagaagaggaagagacCTTCCCAAGTCATGGAAAATAAGGATTCTGTGAAAGAGGAAAATGGAGTTGGAACTAAAACTATCTCTAATGACTTAATAAAGTCAGTTGGGTTCAGACCGAATGGTAGCAGAAGGAAAAACAAGCCTAGACGGGCTGCCGAAGTTGGTGTTGAGTGCAGATGA